A single Phragmites australis chromosome 4, lpPhrAust1.1, whole genome shotgun sequence DNA region contains:
- the LOC133915288 gene encoding E3 ubiquitin-protein ligase RHF2A-like → MDEKAKMERKLSSAAAFVEGGVQDACDDACSICLEAFCDSNPSTVTSCKHGYHLQCILEWCQRSSQCPMCWQPISMKDPMSQELLEAVEQERNMQANRSHTTTVFHHPMLGDFEIPVGADDVELEERIIQHLAAAAAMRRSHHHHRRDGHHSRSGANSRPQILVLSTDEITRDGSMHTSSGQEGDYEQSPAVVSARPLATLVEQERTNRGLEGAINLSLDCPADSTGRSNNRIQSTPIDQDRAGPSDLQSFSDILRSRLQSASMKYKDSITKSTSGWRERWFSRSNTISDLGSEVRREVNAGIAAVSRMMERLETRDGTGPSATSASGSGSQ, encoded by the exons ATGGACGAGAAGGCGAAGATGGAGAGAAAGCTgtcctcggcggcggcgttcGTGGAGGGAGGCGTGCAGGACGCCTGCGACGACGCCTGCAGCATCTGCCTCGAGGCCTTCTGCGACAGCAACCCCTCCACG GTGACGAGTTGCAAGCATGGGTACCACCTCCAGTGCATTCTTGAATG GTGCCAGAGAAGCTCCCAATGTCCCATGTGTTGGCAGCCTATCAGCATGAAAGATCCTATGAG CCAAGAGCTACTGGAGGCTGTTGAACAAGAGAGGAACATGCAAGCTAATCGTTCACATACTACTACTGTTTTCCATCATCCGATGCTGGGTGATTTTGAG ATTCCTGTAGGAGCGGATGATGTGGAACTTGAAGAACGCATTATACAGCACTTGGCTGCCGCAGCTGCAATGCGAAGGTCTCACCATCATCATAGAAGAGATGGGCACCACAGCAGATCAGGAGCAAATAGTCGCCCGCAAATTCTGGTGCTTTCGACCGACGAGATTACTCGTGATGGCTCCATGCACACAAGCTCAGGCCAAGAAGGGGATTATGAACAGTCCCCTGCTGTAGTTTCTGCTCGTCCTTTAGCTACTCTTGTTGAACAAGAACGCACAAATCGAGGTCTAGAGGGTGCTATCAATCTTTCTCTCGATTGTCCTGCTGATAGTACTGGTAGATCAAACAATAG GATTCAATCTACACCTATTGATCAAGATAGAGCAGGACCATCCGATTTACAGTCGTTCTCGGACATACTGAGATCTCGTCTCCAGTCAGCTTCAATGAA GTACAAGGATTCTATAACCAAGAGTACAAGCGGATGGAGGGAAAGGTGGTTTTCTCGGAGTAACACCATATCGGATCTCGGTTCTGAAGTAAGGAGGGAGGTGAACGCTGGGATTGCTGCAGTATCTCGCATGATGGAACGGCTCGAAACAAGGGACGGAACGGGACCTTCTGCTACCTCTGCATCAGGATCTGGTTCTCAGTGA
- the LOC133915289 gene encoding fasciclin-like arabinogalactan protein 16 — protein MGAPVHGALLFLVLLLAGAAAAEETSPQEPALPSAGAGAGAAAGINSNSVLVALLDSHYTELAELVEKALLLQTLEDAVGKHNVTIFAPRNEALERDLDPEFKRFLLEPRNLKSLQALLLYHVLPSRLPSASWPAASHPTLSGDEVELAAAGDGAMRVGHAAVTRPDAVLRPDGVIHGIERLLVPRSVQEDFNRRRSLAAISAVLPTGAPEVDPRTHRLKKPAPPVPPGAPPVLPIWDAMAPGPSIAPAPAPGPGSGKHHFDGHSQVKDFIQTLLLYGGYNELADILVNLTSLATEMGRLVSEGYVLTVLAPNDEAMARLTTDQLSEPGSPENILYYHMIPEYQTEESMYNAVRRFGKVRYDTLRLPHKVVAREADGSVKFGQGEGSAYLFDPDIYTDGRISVQGIDAVLLPPDDTKAAPTGAPDRKPPAVTSTKKKSKLRRGKLLEATCQMAGILGQRSRFASCQ, from the exons ATGGGCGCGCCGGTGCACGGCGCTCTTCTCTTTCTCGTTCTGCTGctggcgggggcggcggcggccgaggagACATCGCCGCAGGAACCCGCATTGccctccgccggcgccggcgccggtgcgGCGGCGGGGATCAACTCCAACTCGGTGCTGGTGGCGCTGCTGGACTCGCACTACACGGAGCTGGCGGAGCTGGTGGAGAAGGCCCTGCTGCTGCAGACGCTCGAGGACGCCGTCGGCAAGCACAACGTCACCATCTTCGCTCCGCGGAACGAGGCGCTGGAGCGGGACCTCGACCCGGAGTTCAAGCGCTTCCTGCTCGAGCCCCGCAACCTCAAATCGCTCCAGGCCCTGCTCCTCTACCACGTCCTCCCCTCGCGGCTCCCATCGGCCTCGTGGCCCGCCGCCTCTCACCCCACGCTCTCCGGCGACGAGGTCGAGCTCGCCGCGGCCGGCGACGGCGCCATGCGCGTCGGCCACGCCGCCGTCACGCGCCCGGACGCGGTGCTCAGGCCGGACGGAGTCATCCACGGCATCGAGCGCCTCCTCGTGCCGCGCTCTGTGCAGGAGGACTTCAACCGCCGCCGCAGCCTCGCCGCGATCTCGGCCGTGCTGCCCACGGGCGCACCCGAGGTGGACCCGAGGACGCACCGCCTCAAGAAGCCCGCACCGCCGGTGCCCCCCGGCGCGCCCCCCGTGCTGCCGATCTGGGACGCCATGGCGCCCGGCCCATCCatcgcgcccgcgcccgcgcccggcCCCGGGTCCGGAAAGCACCACTTCGACGGGCACAGCCAGGTGAAGGACTTCATCCAGACCCTGCTCCTGTACGGCGGCTACAACGAGCTTGCCGACATCCTCGTCAACCTCACCTCGCTCGCCACCGAGATGGGCCGCCTCGTCTCCGAGGGGTACGTGCTCACAGTGCTCGCGCCCAACGACGAGGCCATGGCGCGCCTCACCACGGACCAGCTCAGCGAGCCAGGCTCGCCGGAGAACATCCTCTACTACCACATGATCCCGGAGTACCAGACCGAGGAGTCCATGTACAACGCCGTGCGGCGGTTCGGCAAGGTTCGGTACGACACGCTGCGGCTGCCGCACAAGGTGGTGGCGCGGGAGGCCGACGGCTCCGTCAAGTTCGGGCAGGGCGAGGGCTCGGCCTACCTCTTCGACCCGGACATCTACACCGACGGTAGGATCTCCGTGCAGGGCATTGACGCCGTGCTGCTCCCGCCGGACGACACCAAGGCGGCGCCGACCGGCGCCCCCGACAGGAAGCCTCCCGCCGTCACCAGCaccaagaagaagagcaagctccGGCGAG GCAAATTGTTAGAAGCAACATGCCAAATGGCTGGCATCCTTGGTCAGCGATCGCGATTCGCAAGCTGCCAGTAA
- the LOC133914087 gene encoding calcium-dependent protein kinase 11-like isoform X1 codes for MGNTCVGPSDAGRNGFLASVNLWRPARPGPAPAPALPPPSSPASDQAPEPVTIPASEHSSHHSSRSSDQPPPAEQPQTQDNPPPKKPAPKVKRVQSAGLLADSVLKRDVNTARFKDLYTIGKKLGQGQFGTTYLCVEKATGREFACKSIAKRKLLTEEDVEDVRREIQIMHHLAGHANVVSIVGAYEDAVAVQLVMELCAGGELFDRIIQRGHYSEKAAAQLARVIVGVVEACHSLGVMHRDLKPENFLFVNQKEDSPLKAIDFGLSIFFRPGETFTDVVGSPYYVAPEVLLKYYGREVDVWSAGVIIYILLSGVPPFWDESEQGIFEQVLKGDLDFSSEPWPSISESAKDLVRKMLIRDPKKRLTAHETLCHPWVCVDGVAPDKPLDSAVLSRLKQFSAMNKLKKMALRVIAESLSEEEIAGLKEMFKMLDTDNSGHITLEELKNGLQRVGATLMDSEIDALMQAADIDNSGTIDYGEFIAATLHINKVEKEDKLFAAFSYFDKDGSGYITQDELQKACEEFGIGDTRLEDIIGDIDQDNDGRIDYNEFVAMMQKGDNPLGRKGHQSNADFGLGEALKLR; via the exons ATGGGCAACACTTGCGTCGGCCCCAGCGACGCCGGCCGCAATGGCTTCCTCGCCTCCGTCAACCTGTGGCGCCCCGCGCGCCCTGGCCCCGCGCCGGCCCCAGCCCTAccgccgccctcctcccccgcctccgaccaggcGCCCGAGCCCGTCACAATCCCCGCATCTGAGCACTCCTCCCACCATTCTTCCCGATCCTCCGACCAGCCGCCGCCCGCCGAGCAGCCGCAGACGCAGGACAACCCTCCGCCGAAAAAGCCCGCGCCCAAGGTCAAGCGCGTCCAGAGCGCGGGCCTCCTCGCGGACTCCGTCCTCAAGCGCGACGTAAACACGGCCCGGTTCAAGGACCTCTACACCATAGGCAAGAAGCTAGGGCAGGGGCAGTTCGGCACCACCTACCTCTGCGTCGAGAAGGCCACCGGCCGGGAGTTCGCCTGCAAGTCCATCGCCAAGCGGAAGCTGCTCACGGAGGAGGACGTTGAGGACGTGCGCCGCGAGATACAGATCATGCACCACCTCGCAGGCCACGCCAACGTCGTCTCCATCGTTGGCGCCTACGAGGACGCCGTTGCCGTGCAGCTCGTCATGGAGCTCTGCGCCGGCGGGGAGCTCTTCGACAGGATCATCCAGAGGGGGCACTACTCCGAGAAGGCTGCAGCGCAGCTAGCACGGGTGATCGTCGGCGTCGTTGAGGCGTGCCACTCGCTCGGTGTGATGCACAGGGATCTCAAGCCGGAGAATTTCCTGTTCGTCAATCAGAAGGAGGACTCGCCGCTCAAGGCCATCGATTTCGGCCTCTCCATCTTCTTCAGGCCAG GCGAGACATTTACGGATGTCGTTGGAAGCCCGTACTACGTTGCACCTGAGGTTCTACTAAAATACTATGGTCGTGAAGTTGACGTCTGGAGTGCTGGGGTTATAATATATATCTTGTTGAGTGGAGTCCCTCCATTCTGGGATG AAAGTGAACAAGGAATATTTGAACAAGTTTTGAAAGGTGACCTTGACTTTTCGTCGGAGCCCTGGCCTAGCATCTCAGAGAGTGCGAAGGATTTGGTCAGGAAAATGCTTATTCGTGATccaaagaagagattgactgCCCATGAAACCCTAT GTCACCCTTGGGTTTGTGTTGACGGAGTTGCTCCTGACAAACCGCTTGATTCTGCTGTTCTAAGTCGGTTGAAACAATTTTCTGCAATGAACAAACTAAAGAAAATGGCCCTTAGG GTTATTGCCGAGAGTTTATCTGAGGAAGAAATTGCCGGGTTAAAAGAAATGTTCAAAATGCTCGACACTGACAACAGTGGCCATATCACATTGGAGGAACTCAAAAATGGCTTGCAGAGAGTTGGTGCTACTTTGATGGACTCAGAAATCGATGCTCTAATGCAAGCA GCAGATATCGACAACAGCGGCACAATTGACTATGGGGAGTTCATTGCTGCAACTTTGCATATAAACAAAGTTGAGAAGGAGGATAAGCTCTTTGCAGCATTCTCATACTTTGACAAAGATGGCAGTGGTTACATAACTCAAGATGAACTCCAAAAGGCATGTGAGGAGTTTGGTATAGGGGATACCCGACTTGAGGATATTATTGGGGACATCGATCAGGACAAT GATGGACGGATCGACTACAATGAGTTTGTTGCAATGATGCAGAAGGGAGATAATCCGCTGGGGAGAAAGGGACATCAAAGTAATGCAGATTTTGGTCTTGGGGAAGCACTGAAGCTTCGGTAA
- the LOC133914087 gene encoding calcium-dependent protein kinase 11-like isoform X2, whose protein sequence is MGNTCVGPSDAGRNGFLASVNLWRPARPGPAPAPALPPPSSPASDQAPEPVTIPTQDNPPPKKPAPKVKRVQSAGLLADSVLKRDVNTARFKDLYTIGKKLGQGQFGTTYLCVEKATGREFACKSIAKRKLLTEEDVEDVRREIQIMHHLAGHANVVSIVGAYEDAVAVQLVMELCAGGELFDRIIQRGHYSEKAAAQLARVIVGVVEACHSLGVMHRDLKPENFLFVNQKEDSPLKAIDFGLSIFFRPGETFTDVVGSPYYVAPEVLLKYYGREVDVWSAGVIIYILLSGVPPFWDESEQGIFEQVLKGDLDFSSEPWPSISESAKDLVRKMLIRDPKKRLTAHETLCHPWVCVDGVAPDKPLDSAVLSRLKQFSAMNKLKKMALRVIAESLSEEEIAGLKEMFKMLDTDNSGHITLEELKNGLQRVGATLMDSEIDALMQAADIDNSGTIDYGEFIAATLHINKVEKEDKLFAAFSYFDKDGSGYITQDELQKACEEFGIGDTRLEDIIGDIDQDNDGRIDYNEFVAMMQKGDNPLGRKGHQSNADFGLGEALKLR, encoded by the exons ATGGGCAACACTTGCGTCGGCCCCAGCGACGCCGGCCGCAATGGCTTCCTCGCCTCCGTCAACCTGTGGCGCCCCGCGCGCCCTGGCCCCGCGCCGGCCCCAGCCCTAccgccgccctcctcccccgcctccgaccaggcGCCCGAGCCCGTCACAATCCCC ACGCAGGACAACCCTCCGCCGAAAAAGCCCGCGCCCAAGGTCAAGCGCGTCCAGAGCGCGGGCCTCCTCGCGGACTCCGTCCTCAAGCGCGACGTAAACACGGCCCGGTTCAAGGACCTCTACACCATAGGCAAGAAGCTAGGGCAGGGGCAGTTCGGCACCACCTACCTCTGCGTCGAGAAGGCCACCGGCCGGGAGTTCGCCTGCAAGTCCATCGCCAAGCGGAAGCTGCTCACGGAGGAGGACGTTGAGGACGTGCGCCGCGAGATACAGATCATGCACCACCTCGCAGGCCACGCCAACGTCGTCTCCATCGTTGGCGCCTACGAGGACGCCGTTGCCGTGCAGCTCGTCATGGAGCTCTGCGCCGGCGGGGAGCTCTTCGACAGGATCATCCAGAGGGGGCACTACTCCGAGAAGGCTGCAGCGCAGCTAGCACGGGTGATCGTCGGCGTCGTTGAGGCGTGCCACTCGCTCGGTGTGATGCACAGGGATCTCAAGCCGGAGAATTTCCTGTTCGTCAATCAGAAGGAGGACTCGCCGCTCAAGGCCATCGATTTCGGCCTCTCCATCTTCTTCAGGCCAG GCGAGACATTTACGGATGTCGTTGGAAGCCCGTACTACGTTGCACCTGAGGTTCTACTAAAATACTATGGTCGTGAAGTTGACGTCTGGAGTGCTGGGGTTATAATATATATCTTGTTGAGTGGAGTCCCTCCATTCTGGGATG AAAGTGAACAAGGAATATTTGAACAAGTTTTGAAAGGTGACCTTGACTTTTCGTCGGAGCCCTGGCCTAGCATCTCAGAGAGTGCGAAGGATTTGGTCAGGAAAATGCTTATTCGTGATccaaagaagagattgactgCCCATGAAACCCTAT GTCACCCTTGGGTTTGTGTTGACGGAGTTGCTCCTGACAAACCGCTTGATTCTGCTGTTCTAAGTCGGTTGAAACAATTTTCTGCAATGAACAAACTAAAGAAAATGGCCCTTAGG GTTATTGCCGAGAGTTTATCTGAGGAAGAAATTGCCGGGTTAAAAGAAATGTTCAAAATGCTCGACACTGACAACAGTGGCCATATCACATTGGAGGAACTCAAAAATGGCTTGCAGAGAGTTGGTGCTACTTTGATGGACTCAGAAATCGATGCTCTAATGCAAGCA GCAGATATCGACAACAGCGGCACAATTGACTATGGGGAGTTCATTGCTGCAACTTTGCATATAAACAAAGTTGAGAAGGAGGATAAGCTCTTTGCAGCATTCTCATACTTTGACAAAGATGGCAGTGGTTACATAACTCAAGATGAACTCCAAAAGGCATGTGAGGAGTTTGGTATAGGGGATACCCGACTTGAGGATATTATTGGGGACATCGATCAGGACAAT GATGGACGGATCGACTACAATGAGTTTGTTGCAATGATGCAGAAGGGAGATAATCCGCTGGGGAGAAAGGGACATCAAAGTAATGCAGATTTTGGTCTTGGGGAAGCACTGAAGCTTCGGTAA